GGCTTGTGCCCGCGCTTGTTGTCCTGTTTTGTGGATGTGTTGCTGTCGCGCCGGGGATGGCGCAGCCGGCCGGGCCAGCGGCGCAGCGGCAGATCACGGCCGCCGACTACGCGCGCGCCGAGAAGTTCCTCGGACCCTCCGTCAACCCACTCGTGATAGGGGGAACCGTCGCGGCCACATGGCTGCCCGCCGAGCGGTTCTGGTACCGGAGCACCACGGCAACCGGATTCGAGTACGTGCTGGTGGATCCGGCGAACCGGACGCGGACGCCGTTGTTTGACCATGCAAAGGTGGCTGCGGCACTGTCGACCGCGGCCGGCGGCAAGTACGACCCGCAGCGTCTGGCGTTGGACTCGCTTGAACTCTCAGAGGATGGCAAGACCATCTCGTTCAACGTGGATGCGCGCCGCTGGTCGTGCGACGTGATGGGCACGGCCTGCAGCGCGACGGGAGCCGCCACGACAGGACGGGGGGTTGGTGGTGGAGGAAGAGGTGCAGGTGGTCGCGGAGGCCGCGGCGGCACGGGCAGCGCAGCCAACAACGCAGTGGCATCGCCGGACGGGAAGCGGGCAGTCTTCATCCGCGATTGGAACCTGTGGGTGCGCGACGTGGCGACCGGCCAGGAGCGCCAGCTCACCACCGACGGCGTGAAGTACTTCGGCTACGCCACCGACAACGCCGGCTGGAGCAGCAGCGATCGCGCGGTCGTGCTGTGGTCTCCCGACTCGACGAAGGTCGCCACCTTCCAGCAGGACGAGCGCGAGGTCGGTGAGATGTACCTCGTCAACACGCCCACCAATCCGGTCGGTCACCCGACGCTGCGCGTCTCGAAGTTCCCGCTGCCCGGCGATCCCGTGATGGCCATGATCCACCGGGTGATCATCGACGTGGACTCGGGAAAGGTTACGCGCTTCCAGATGCCGCCCGACTATCATCGCGCCACCCTCGGCGACGACCTCTCGCTGCGCGACATGCAGTGGAGCCCGGACGCCTCGCAACTGGCCTTCGCGTCGGTGTCACGCGATCACAAGCAGGCGGTCGTGCGTGTGGCCGATGTCGCAACCGGCGCGGTGCGCACGGTGTTCGACGAGACGGTCAAGACGCAGCACGAGGCACGGGCGGGATGGCACGTGCTCTGGGCCAGCAGGGAAGTGATCTGGTATTCCGAGCGTGACAACTGGGGACACCTTTATCTCTACGACCTGACGACAGGCGCGCTGAAGCACCAGATCACGCGGGGCGAAGGCCCCGTGATGCAACTGCTCAGGATCGACGAGAAGGCCAGAATCGTCTGGTTCGTCGCGCAAGGACGCGACAAAGGGGAGGACCCGTACTTCAGGCATGTGTACCGCATCGGTCTGGACGGGACCAATGACACCGCGCTCACTCCGGACTCTGGAGACCATTCCGTCCAGCTGTCGCCATCGGGCCGCTACTTGATCGATACAATGTCGACGCCCGAACGCGAACCGGCGGTGACACTGCGCGATGGCGACGGCAAGCCCGTCATGCCGGTCGAGAAAGCGGATATCTCCAGACTGCTCGCCACCGGCTGGAAGCCGCCGATCCCCATCACGATGACCGCGCACGACGGCAAGACCGACATCTACGGCCTGATGTTCCGCCCGACCAATTTCGATCCCACGAAGAAGTACCCGATCGTCAACAACGTCTATCCCGGGCCGCAGACCGGCAGCACGGGCAGTCGCGCCTTTGCCGCCGCCAGAGGCGACCGGCAGGCCCTCGCCGAACTCGGCTTCATTGTCGTCACCATTGATGGAATGGGCACGCCGGGCCGATCCAAGGCGTTTCAGGATGCGTATTACGGCGCGATGGGGCGCGACAACACGATTCCGGACCAGATTGCCGGCATGACGCAGCTCGCGCAGAAGTACCCGTGGATCGATCTCGACCGGGCCGGGATCTGGGGGCATTCCGGCGGCGGATTCGCCACGACCACGGCGATGTTCCGGTTCCCGGACTTCTTCAAAGTGGGCATCGCGGAGTCGGGCAATCACGACCAGCGGTTGAACGAAGACGACTGGGGCGAGCGCTATCAGGGGCTCGTCGTGCACAACCCAGACGGCACCGACAACTACGACGCCGAGGCGAACCAGAACTTCGCGAAAAGCCTCAAGGGGCACCTGCTGCTGGCGCACGGCACGATGGATACCAACGTGCCGCCGTACCAGACGATGCTCATCGCAGATGCGCTCATCAAGGCGAACAAGGACTTCGATCTGCTGATGCTGCCAAACCAGAACCACGGGTACGGCAGTGCGTCGGCATACATGATGCGACGCCGGTGGGATTACTTCGTCAGGTGGCTTCACGGCACCGAGCCGCCAAAGGAATACCAGATGCAGGGGCAGGCACAAGCGCAGGCGCCGCCATCACCACAGACGCCGCCGCAACCTGCCGCACCGACGCGATCCGACATCCTCCGGGGCGAATATGGGCCGTATCGCGCCAACAACGACCTGCTGTCGTACAACCTGGACGTGCGCGTCGATCCAGAGAAGAAATTCATCAGCGGGAAGAACACGATCCGGTTCCGGATGCTCCGCGACGATACCCGCATCCAGCTCGATCTGTTCGCGAACCTGAACGTCGACAAGATTCTGCTCGGCAACGTTGAGCTCAAGTACCAGCGCGAGTTGAACGCGGTGTTCGTGGACTTCCCGGAGACGCTCAGGAAGAACCGTGTGTACGCGGTCGAGTTCTACTATTCCGGTTCGCCAGTCGAGACCGGGCGATTCGGCGGCTTCACGTTCCGGAAGGACCCGGCGGGCCGTCATTGGATCACCACCTCGTGCCAGGGCCCTGGCGCGAGCGTCTGGTGGCCCAACAAGGATCAGCAGCGCGACGAAGTGGAGAACATGCGCCTGAGCGTGTCGGTGCCGACCGATCTGGTCGACGCGTCCAACGGGCAGTTGCTGGGCAAGACCGACCTGGGAGATGGCTACACGCGCTACGACTGGCAGATTCATTACCCGATCAACAGCTACAGCGTGTCGCTCAACATCGGCGCCTACGTGCACTTCAGTGACACGCTCGGCGGGCTTCCGCTCGATTTCTACGCGCTGCCCGAGGATCTGGACAAGGCGAAGCGCCAGTTCGCGCAGGCGAAGGGAATGCTGGAGGCCTTCCAGAAGTACTTCGGCCCCTATCCGTTCCCCAAGGACGGTTACAAGCTGATCCAGGTGCCCTACTCAGGGATGGAGCATCAGAGCGCCGTCACCTACGGCAACCGTTTCGCCAATGGATATCTCGAGCGCGACTGGACGGGCGTCGGCATCAGCACGAGATTCGACTTCATCATCATCCACGAGAGCGCGCACGAGTGGTTTGGCAACAGCATCACGGCAGCCGACGTGTGCGACGAATGGATCCATGAGGGGTGGGCGACGTACCTCGAAGGCGTGTACGTAGAGCACATGTTCGGCAAGGCGGACGCCTTGAAGTACGTGAATGGCTACAAGACGAAGGTCAAAAACCGCGAGCCGATCATCACGGCGTGCGGCATCAACAGGACGCCGTCGCAGGACATGTATTTCAAGGGCG
This genomic interval from Acidobacteriota bacterium contains the following:
- a CDS encoding M1 family metallopeptidase; this encodes MQGQAQAQAPPSPQTPPQPAAPTRSDILRGEYGPYRANNDLLSYNLDVRVDPEKKFISGKNTIRFRMLRDDTRIQLDLFANLNVDKILLGNVELKYQRELNAVFVDFPETLRKNRVYAVEFYYSGSPVETGRFGGFTFRKDPAGRHWITTSCQGPGASVWWPNKDQQRDEVENMRLSVSVPTDLVDASNGQLLGKTDLGDGYTRYDWQIHYPINSYSVSLNIGAYVHFSDTLGGLPLDFYALPEDLDKAKRQFAQAKGMLEAFQKYFGPYPFPKDGYKLIQVPYSGMEHQSAVTYGNRFANGYLERDWTGVGISTRFDFIIIHESAHEWFGNSITAADVCDEWIHEGWATYLEGVYVEHMFGKADALKYVNGYKTKVKNREPIITACGINRTPSQDMYFKGALFINTLRSIVNDDGRWWKLMREFYGRFKYQNITTGDVVAFFNKNTGRDLTPIFDQYLRRTDLPTLELQFEESAGKVSYRWKVDEKAFAMPVKVGRKDAWQLIEPTTEWKTIALGMKIVEFDVATDLYYINVSRK